A portion of the Burkholderia pseudomultivorans genome contains these proteins:
- the thpR gene encoding RNA 2',3'-cyclic phosphodiesterase, producing MTQLTLPGFDLPPPAPEHRFFFAVMPDPGAAARIAALAEDCRSGTPGKAEVLRTERLHVTLYSLGDFAYAPGAVIARACAAADRIAASAFRVTFDRIVSFNGRPGHQPRVLTSSAGADALIAFQQQLREALRRAGLRVSAARFTPHVTLLYGERGPEQPCIEPVTWIVNEFVLIHSWLGRKRYDIVGRWPLTGGDSSAEALRQRFDAD from the coding sequence GTGACCCAGCTGACGCTACCCGGATTCGACTTGCCGCCACCGGCTCCCGAGCATCGCTTCTTCTTCGCGGTGATGCCCGATCCGGGCGCGGCCGCGCGTATTGCGGCGCTGGCCGAAGACTGCCGATCGGGAACGCCAGGAAAGGCAGAGGTGCTGCGCACCGAACGTCTGCACGTCACGCTGTATTCGCTGGGCGACTTCGCGTATGCGCCGGGTGCCGTCATCGCGCGCGCATGCGCCGCGGCGGATCGCATCGCTGCATCCGCCTTCCGCGTGACCTTCGACAGGATCGTCAGCTTCAACGGTCGGCCGGGCCATCAACCGCGGGTGCTGACGTCAAGCGCCGGCGCGGACGCGTTGATCGCCTTTCAGCAGCAACTTCGCGAGGCGCTGAGAAGGGCCGGCCTGCGTGTCTCGGCCGCGCGCTTCACACCGCACGTGACCTTGCTGTACGGTGAACGCGGGCCCGAGCAGCCCTGCATCGAGCCCGTTACGTGGATCGTGAACGAATTCGTGTTGATCCACAGCTGGCTCGGCAGGAAGCGCTACGACATCGTCGGGCGGTGGCCGCTGACGGGCGGAGACTCGTCGGCCGAGGCGCTTCGCCAGCGGTTCGATGCGGATTGA
- a CDS encoding PolC-type DNA polymerase III, translated as MQTVAVLDFETTGLSPNLGDRATEIAVILLRDGQIVDRYQSLMNAGRRIPSDVVALTGITNDMIASAPPAAKVMKEAAAFVGKHAVVAHNAGFDKRFWQAELGRLDVSAEHAFACTMLVARRIYPDARSHRLSSLAEMLQLPKSGRAHRAMVDAEMAGHLWCRLQHDIARTYGLDRIDHTLMTQVQATSKAKVPTYLRSLGRSRG; from the coding sequence ATGCAAACCGTTGCGGTACTGGACTTTGAAACAACCGGGCTTTCGCCGAATCTCGGCGACCGCGCGACCGAAATCGCCGTCATCCTGCTCCGGGACGGGCAGATCGTCGACCGTTATCAAAGCCTGATGAATGCAGGCAGACGCATCCCGTCCGATGTCGTCGCGCTCACCGGCATCACGAACGACATGATCGCATCGGCCCCGCCCGCGGCAAAGGTCATGAAAGAAGCGGCGGCGTTCGTTGGCAAGCATGCGGTCGTGGCCCACAACGCCGGTTTCGACAAACGGTTCTGGCAGGCCGAACTCGGCCGTCTCGATGTCAGCGCCGAGCACGCCTTCGCATGCACGATGCTGGTCGCGAGACGCATCTACCCGGACGCCCGGAGCCATCGTCTGTCCAGTCTCGCGGAGATGCTGCAGTTGCCGAAATCGGGCCGTGCGCACCGCGCGATGGTCGATGCGGAAATGGCCGGTCATCTCTGGTGCAGGCTGCAGCACGACATCGCCCGAACCTACGGACTCGACCGGATCGATCACACGCTGATGACGCAGGTACAGGCGACGAGCAAGGCGAAAGTGCCGACGTACTTGCGCTCGCTGGGGCGGTCGCGCGGGTGA
- a CDS encoding GNAT family N-acetyltransferase encodes MSTPTLRLIDRQLSSDVERLQNVLEGAPGYSLAVEGRLPGPGAAIEVLDALPPGKDYADKFVYEIAHDGEAVGCLEMVRGYPETDIAFIGLLLFREESQGRGFGPQVLQMAEAICTGWQCRALRLAVIDTNPRALEFWKREGFVELLRKPAIDYAGQAIVMQRGLVTRPA; translated from the coding sequence ATGTCTACGCCTACGCTACGCCTCATCGACCGTCAGCTTTCGAGTGACGTAGAACGATTGCAAAACGTGTTGGAGGGCGCCCCAGGTTATAGCCTGGCCGTCGAAGGAAGGTTGCCCGGCCCTGGCGCCGCCATTGAGGTACTTGATGCGCTACCGCCGGGCAAAGACTATGCGGACAAATTCGTTTACGAAATTGCCCACGATGGCGAGGCGGTCGGATGTCTTGAGATGGTGAGAGGCTACCCGGAAACCGACATCGCGTTCATCGGCCTCTTGCTGTTCCGGGAGGAATCGCAGGGCCGCGGATTCGGCCCACAGGTTCTGCAAATGGCTGAAGCCATCTGCACGGGTTGGCAATGCCGCGCATTGCGTCTTGCCGTCATCGACACAAACCCGCGAGCGCTCGAATTCTGGAAGCGCGAGGGCTTCGTCGAACTACTTCGCAAGCCGGCGATAGATTACGCTGGACAAGCGATCGTGATGCAACGCGGGTTGGTTACGCGTCCGGCTTGA